A genomic stretch from Coffea arabica cultivar ET-39 chromosome 10c, Coffea Arabica ET-39 HiFi, whole genome shotgun sequence includes:
- the LOC113713178 gene encoding photosystem II 22 kDa protein, chloroplastic, which translates to MAQAMLLTASVPSSHAGDLKGSEPLLQRIRPKPISHLFFSPLPTSSSSSYCPLTTVAVFKSKTKAPAKKPAAATKPKEKVEDGIFGTSGGIGFTKENELFVGRVAMLGFAASILGEAITGKGILAQLNLETGIPIYEAEPLLLFFILFNLLGAIGALGDRGRFVDDAPGIEGAVVPPGKGLRGALGLREGGPLFGFTKANELFVGRLAQLGIAFSIIGEIITGKGALAQLNIETGVPITEIEPLIIFNVVFFFVAAINPGTGKFVTDEEDA; encoded by the exons ATGGCTCAAGCAATGTTGCTAACTGCTAGTGTCCCTTCTAGCCATGCAGGTGACCTCAAGGGATCAGAGCCATTGCTTCAAAGGATTAGACCAAAACCAATCTCTCATTTGTTCTTCTCTCCTCTTCCcacttcatcttcctcttcataTTGCCCTCTTACAACCGTTGCCGTCTTCAAGTCAAAAACCAAGGCTCCTGCCAAGAAG CCTGCAGCTGCTACCAAGCCAAAGGAAAAAGTTGAGGATGGGATTTTTGGCACTTCTGGTGGAATTGGATTCACCAAGGAAAATGAACTATTTGTGGGTCGTGTTGCTATGCTTGGATTTGCT GCATCCATATTGGGAGAAGCTATAACAGGGAAAGGAATTTTGGCACAACTGAACTTAGAAACTGGGATTCCAATTTATGAGGCTGAGCCTCTTCTTCTGTTCTTCATCCTCTTTAATCTCCTTGGAGCAATAGGAGCTTTGGGTGATAGAGGTCGTTTTGTGGATGATGCTCCTGGAATTGAAGGAGCCGTTGTTCCTCCTGGCAAAGGGTTGAGGGGTGCATTAGGGCTCCGTGAAGGAG GTCCTCTATTTGGATTCACCAAAGCAAATGAGCTTTTTGTTGGAAGATTAGCCCAGTTGGGCATTGCTTTCTCTATAATTGGTGAAATCATTACAGGGAAAGGAGCTTTGGCACAACTCAATATAGAGACTGGTGTTCCAATTACTGAAATTGAACCCCTAATTATATTCAATGTTGTCTTTTTCTTCGTTGCAGCAATAAATCCAGGAACAGGGAAATTCGTGACTGATGAGGAAGATGCATAA